The Metabacillus schmidteae genome has a segment encoding these proteins:
- a CDS encoding alpha/beta hydrolase, translated as MNNELHPVMSGAENILIKGNETGIVLCHGFNGTPQSMEYIGEHLANYGYTVSIPRLKGHGTHVRDMEASTYEEWIGNLQSAYENLKETCKKVYIVGQSMGGALTLQVASQQDVDGIFLINAAVTDVAYKEYQYETTPSMIGEGAPDIKKPAVHEITYTQVPLKAIHQLLDLMDDTKDKVKHVSSPTVIFKSKIDHVVSPTNSDYIFNHISTSEKLLIELENSYHVASMDYDAPFIVDNIYKTIKILNENRSIQVMEDSPV; from the coding sequence ATGAATAACGAGTTGCATCCCGTTATGTCAGGAGCAGAAAATATACTTATTAAAGGAAATGAAACCGGAATTGTTTTATGTCACGGTTTTAATGGAACACCACAGAGTATGGAATATATAGGAGAACATCTAGCTAATTATGGTTATACCGTGTCAATTCCCCGACTAAAGGGTCATGGGACACACGTAAGAGATATGGAGGCCAGCACATATGAGGAATGGATTGGCAATCTTCAGAGTGCCTATGAAAACCTAAAGGAAACCTGTAAAAAGGTATATATTGTTGGTCAATCAATGGGAGGAGCTTTAACACTTCAAGTAGCTTCTCAACAGGATGTAGATGGTATTTTTCTTATTAACGCTGCTGTTACAGATGTTGCTTACAAGGAATATCAATATGAGACTACACCAAGCATGATTGGTGAAGGTGCACCTGATATAAAAAAACCTGCTGTGCATGAAATTACGTATACTCAAGTACCACTAAAGGCTATTCATCAATTACTGGATCTAATGGACGATACAAAGGATAAAGTGAAACATGTATCAAGTCCAACGGTCATTTTTAAGTCCAAAATCGACCATGTTGTGTCACCAACTAATTCGGACTATATTTTTAACCACATCTCCACTTCTGAAAAATTGCTTATAGAATTGGAAAATTCCTATCATGTTGCTTCAATGGATTATGATGCACCATTTATTGTGGATAACATCTATAAAACAATCAAAATACTTAACGAGAACCGGTCAATTCAAGTGATGGAAGATAGTCCCGTCTAA
- the ribD gene encoding bifunctional diaminohydroxyphosphoribosylaminopyrimidine deaminase/5-amino-6-(5-phosphoribosylamino)uracil reductase RibD — protein MSEHEVYMKLALNNALAMKGQTVPNPLVGAVIVNHNRIVGVGAHLKAGGPHAEIHALHMAGDQAKGGTMYVTLEPCSHHGRTGPCAVAIVEAGIKKVIVATLDPNPLVAGNGIRILKDANIDVIVGVCEEESIMMNEVFNKYITTKNPFITMKSATTLDGKISAYTSDSKWITSEEARKDVHQLRHEHAGILVGVQTVIKDDPELTTRIEHGRNPIRIILDSRLRTPLHSKVVTDKQAETWIFTSKNYSQLTKDQLEALGAKVFITSGTEQVDLKDTLQILGEKGVSSVLIEGGGDVNASFLAEKLVDKLVLYMAPKVIGGKGAPGFIGGLGIEKMADAVHIDRIDIMKIGNDFKFTGYPSYK, from the coding sequence TTGAGTGAACATGAGGTTTATATGAAGTTAGCCTTAAACAATGCTCTTGCTATGAAAGGACAAACCGTACCAAACCCATTGGTTGGAGCGGTGATTGTAAATCATAATCGCATCGTCGGCGTTGGTGCGCATTTAAAAGCGGGTGGACCGCACGCAGAAATTCATGCTTTACATATGGCTGGTGACCAAGCAAAGGGAGGTACAATGTATGTTACCCTTGAACCTTGTTCACATCATGGTCGAACAGGTCCATGTGCAGTTGCTATTGTTGAAGCAGGTATCAAAAAAGTTATAGTTGCAACTCTGGATCCTAATCCTCTTGTTGCAGGGAATGGAATAAGAATTTTAAAGGATGCAAATATAGATGTGATTGTTGGTGTTTGTGAAGAAGAATCCATCATGATGAACGAAGTGTTTAATAAATATATCACAACTAAAAATCCATTTATCACAATGAAATCCGCTACAACTTTAGATGGCAAAATTTCCGCTTATACGTCAGATAGTAAGTGGATTACATCTGAAGAAGCTAGAAAAGATGTCCATCAATTAAGACACGAGCATGCCGGGATTTTAGTAGGTGTTCAGACAGTTATTAAGGATGATCCAGAATTAACTACTAGAATTGAGCACGGGCGAAATCCTATTCGCATCATTCTTGACAGCCGCTTACGGACTCCACTTCACTCTAAAGTCGTCACTGATAAACAGGCGGAAACATGGATCTTCACCTCCAAAAACTATTCACAATTAACTAAAGACCAATTGGAAGCATTAGGCGCAAAAGTATTTATTACCTCTGGTACAGAGCAGGTTGATTTAAAAGACACGCTTCAAATACTTGGTGAAAAAGGTGTTTCTTCCGTATTAATTGAAGGTGGAGGAGATGTGAATGCATCGTTTTTAGCTGAGAAATTAGTTGATAAGCTCGTTTTATATATGGCTCCAAAGGTGATAGGCGGAAAGGGAGCACCCGGGTTTATCGGTGGTCTCGGAATTGAAAAGATGGCAGATGCTGTTCATATAGATCGTATAGATATCATGAAAATAGGTAATGATTTTAAATTTACAGGTTATCCTAGTTATAAATAA